Proteins co-encoded in one Bradyrhizobium sp. 170 genomic window:
- a CDS encoding TAXI family TRAP transporter solute-binding subunit: protein MVSRAWRILILLAFLLPPKLASAAEAHWPQVLTLGTASEGGTYYAYGEGLARLLSRELGIAVVARPTGGPIENIKLLETGEIQLAFVTQGVALQAWNASAAWTDGRQYRNMRVMFAMYDTPFQFQVLSDSPIQSFAEFAGKRIGVGPEGGTTATYFPEFLKTLKIEATVVHGDWAELAEKSLARSIDALAVGAGVPVPMLIDIERKAKVRYLPLTRQEIATLRLTMPELSASVVAAGSYPTLRRRYDTVGLFNFAVAHKDLPDDLVTAIVDTVFANNERMVEFHPAAAETIPSNITRNNFIPLHGGAVSWYRNRVTPGVAHSD from the coding sequence ATGGTTTCAAGAGCGTGGCGAATTCTTATCCTTCTCGCATTTCTGCTTCCGCCCAAGTTGGCGTCGGCGGCGGAGGCGCATTGGCCCCAGGTGCTCACTCTCGGCACCGCGTCGGAAGGCGGCACCTATTACGCCTACGGCGAAGGGCTGGCCCGATTGCTCTCGCGAGAACTCGGCATCGCGGTAGTAGCGCGACCAACCGGCGGCCCGATTGAGAATATCAAGCTGCTTGAGACCGGTGAAATTCAACTGGCCTTCGTCACACAAGGCGTGGCGTTGCAAGCCTGGAACGCCAGCGCTGCCTGGACCGATGGGCGGCAATACCGAAACATGCGCGTCATGTTCGCGATGTATGATACGCCGTTTCAGTTTCAGGTGCTCAGTGACTCGCCGATTCAATCGTTTGCCGAATTCGCCGGCAAACGTATCGGTGTCGGGCCCGAAGGCGGCACCACCGCCACCTACTTTCCCGAGTTCCTCAAGACGCTGAAGATCGAGGCCACCGTAGTTCACGGCGATTGGGCGGAGCTCGCGGAGAAGTCGTTGGCGCGAAGCATCGATGCGCTCGCGGTTGGGGCCGGCGTACCGGTTCCGATGCTTATCGATATCGAGCGAAAGGCGAAGGTGCGCTACCTCCCTCTCACGCGGCAGGAGATCGCAACGCTGCGCCTGACGATGCCGGAACTCTCCGCATCCGTTGTTGCGGCGGGTTCGTATCCTACCTTGCGGCGCCGTTACGACACGGTCGGCCTGTTCAACTTTGCCGTTGCGCACAAGGATTTGCCGGACGACCTGGTCACAGCCATCGTCGACACAGTGTTCGCCAATAACGAGCGGATGGTCGAATTTCATCCGGCGGCGGCGGAAACGATCCCCTCGAACATCACGCGCAACAATTTCATTCCGCTTCATGGTGGCGCGGTCAGTTGGTACCGCAACAGGGTTACGCCTGGGGTTGCGCATTCGGACTGA
- the lpdA gene encoding dihydrolipoyl dehydrogenase, translating to MAQQIEVKVPDIGDFKDVAVIEVMVKPGETVAVDTSLIMVESDKASMEIPSSHAGVVKEVRVKVDDKVNEGSTILVLEATGAAAAPKAAPAPQPAAAAPPPSAPAAASYAGKADIECDILVLGAGPGGYSAAFRAADLGMKTVLVERYDTLGGVCLNVGCIPSKALLHTASVVDEVRHLPDHGISFGPPQIDLGKLRAFKDGVIKKLTGGLAGMAKARKVEVVTGVGAFLDPHHLEIVSAAGKKTVKFANAIIAAGSQAVKLPFLPEDPRIVDSTGALQLKSIPKRMLVIGGGIIGLEMATVYSTLGVHIDVVEMLDGLMQGADRDLVKVWEKMNAGRFDKVMLRTKTVGAKATDAGIEVSFEGEQAPAGPQIYDLVLVSVGRSPNGKKIGAEKAGIAVTERGFIDVDKQMRTNVAHIFAIGDIVGQPMLAHKAVHEAHVAAEVAHGLKSYFDARQIPSVAYTDPEVAWAGKTEEQCKAEGLKVGKAVFPWAASGRAIANGRDEGFTKLLFDTTTHRVVGGGIVGTHAGDLISEVCLAIEMGCEPADIGKTIHPHPTLGESIGMAAEVFEGHCTDLPPQKKK from the coding sequence ATGGCTCAGCAGATCGAAGTGAAGGTCCCCGATATCGGTGACTTCAAGGACGTCGCGGTGATCGAGGTCATGGTGAAGCCCGGCGAGACCGTCGCGGTCGACACCAGCCTCATCATGGTCGAGTCCGATAAGGCGTCGATGGAGATTCCGTCTTCGCATGCCGGCGTCGTCAAGGAGGTCAGGGTCAAGGTCGACGACAAGGTGAACGAAGGATCAACCATCCTCGTGCTGGAGGCCACAGGCGCCGCTGCTGCGCCAAAGGCCGCGCCGGCACCGCAGCCGGCCGCGGCCGCGCCGCCACCAAGTGCACCTGCTGCGGCATCCTATGCCGGAAAGGCGGACATTGAATGCGACATACTGGTGCTGGGCGCCGGTCCCGGTGGCTACTCAGCCGCCTTCCGCGCCGCCGATCTCGGCATGAAGACCGTGCTGGTCGAGCGTTACGACACGCTCGGAGGCGTGTGTCTCAACGTCGGCTGTATCCCGAGCAAGGCGCTGCTGCATACCGCGTCCGTGGTCGACGAAGTCAGGCATCTTCCCGACCATGGAATTTCCTTTGGCCCGCCGCAGATCGACCTCGGCAAGCTGCGCGCGTTCAAGGATGGCGTGATCAAGAAGTTGACGGGCGGCCTTGCCGGCATGGCGAAGGCTCGCAAGGTCGAGGTCGTGACCGGCGTCGGTGCCTTCCTCGACCCGCATCATCTCGAGATTGTCTCGGCCGCAGGCAAGAAGACGGTCAAGTTCGCCAACGCCATCATCGCTGCCGGCAGCCAGGCCGTGAAACTGCCGTTTCTGCCTGAGGATCCGCGCATCGTCGATTCGACCGGCGCGCTGCAGCTGAAATCGATCCCCAAGCGCATGCTGGTGATCGGTGGCGGCATCATCGGTTTGGAAATGGCGACGGTCTATTCGACGCTTGGCGTGCACATCGACGTTGTCGAAATGCTCGACGGCCTGATGCAGGGAGCCGACCGTGATCTGGTCAAGGTCTGGGAGAAGATGAACGCCGGCCGTTTCGACAAGGTCATGCTGAGGACCAAAACGGTAGGCGCGAAGGCGACGGACGCCGGGATCGAGGTGAGTTTCGAGGGCGAGCAGGCGCCTGCCGGGCCACAGATCTATGACCTCGTTCTCGTGTCGGTCGGCCGCAGCCCGAATGGCAAGAAGATTGGCGCCGAGAAGGCCGGTATCGCGGTGACCGAGCGAGGCTTCATCGACGTCGACAAGCAGATGCGCACCAACGTGGCGCACATCTTCGCGATCGGAGACATCGTCGGCCAGCCGATGCTGGCGCACAAGGCGGTGCATGAGGCCCATGTGGCCGCGGAAGTCGCGCATGGCTTGAAGTCGTACTTCGACGCGCGGCAAATTCCTTCCGTCGCCTACACCGATCCTGAAGTCGCCTGGGCCGGCAAGACAGAAGAGCAGTGCAAGGCCGAGGGGCTCAAGGTCGGCAAGGCGGTCTTTCCATGGGCAGCCTCCGGCCGCGCCATCGCCAATGGCCGCGACGAGGGTTTTACCAAGCTGCTGTTCGACACCACGACGCACCGCGTCGTCGGTGGAGGCATCGTCGGGACGCATGCCGGCGATCTTATCAGCGAGGTCTGCCTTGCGATCGAGATGGGCTGCGAGCCGGCCGATATCGGCAAGACCATTCATCCGCACCCGACACTCGGAGAGTCCATCGGCATGGCGGCCGAGGTGTTCGAGGGCCACTGCACGGACCTTCCGCCACAAAAGAAAAAGTGA